In one window of Gemmatimonadota bacterium DNA:
- a CDS encoding methyltransferase domain-containing protein, producing MKGVRVDPERRETRILKRHVPFAGARVLDIGCGDGRLSNRIRGWIESIVGVDQAGEDVGRAHARKRLDGIARFGVADASRLPFQDRSFDLALYSWSL from the coding sequence ATGAAAGGCGTTCGAGTAGATCCGGAACGGCGGGAAACGCGGATACTCAAGCGGCACGTACCGTTTGCCGGCGCGCGCGTCCTCGACATCGGTTGCGGTGACGGCCGGTTGTCGAACCGGATCAGGGGATGGATCGAATCAATCGTCGGAGTCGACCAGGCCGGGGAGGACGTCGGGCGCGCTCATGCCCGGAAGCGGTTGGACGGCATCGCGCGCTTCGGCGTGGCCGATGCGTCCCGCCTGCCCTTTCAGGACCGGAGTTTCGACCTGGCCCTGTACTCGTGGTCTTTGTGA
- a CDS encoding Gfo/Idh/MocA family oxidoreductase, translated as MTSVRVGLIGYGGWSRIAFVPALRQHDRVVIVSAAAFSEASQDRIREELDPDVQVYGGFEELLDGPELDAVMMAIPDAIHEAAMNAVLDAGIAAYYEPPLADDPDGIRRMLKRLVTADQVTHGDLEIGYASVIRRAAELLRQGAVGVPQTVHLKLRSNWAQFGGPDLCLAHHLGPWYVDGLNSIIGRSPDKVLVMDGHGQPGRRQFHSLVHFDYGGLWGTIHLNIDSVDTLETKIEVTGDDGDLVVDYFRNTIQLRSKSGPDGETMRIKPAMPVVGGWPGEAECVSDFLDAVEKGTPNRTDARMAAGLYLTGLAIEQSKETSGWVGIEEVAGLG; from the coding sequence ATGACCAGCGTTCGCGTCGGCCTGATTGGATATGGAGGTTGGTCCAGAATAGCCTTCGTACCCGCCCTGCGGCAGCACGACCGGGTGGTGATCGTTTCCGCCGCGGCGTTCAGCGAAGCGTCCCAGGATCGCATCCGTGAGGAACTGGATCCGGATGTGCAGGTCTATGGCGGTTTCGAGGAATTGCTGGACGGTCCCGAGCTCGATGCCGTCATGATGGCCATACCCGACGCCATCCACGAAGCGGCCATGAACGCCGTCCTCGACGCGGGGATCGCCGCCTACTACGAACCTCCGCTCGCGGACGATCCCGACGGCATACGCAGGATGCTGAAGCGGCTGGTCACGGCCGACCAGGTCACCCACGGCGATCTTGAAATCGGCTACGCTTCGGTTATTCGCCGCGCCGCGGAACTGTTGCGGCAGGGCGCGGTCGGCGTGCCGCAGACCGTCCACCTGAAACTGCGAAGCAACTGGGCGCAATTCGGCGGCCCGGACCTGTGCCTCGCTCACCACCTGGGACCCTGGTACGTGGACGGGTTGAACAGCATCATCGGCCGTTCGCCGGACAAGGTGCTCGTCATGGACGGCCACGGGCAGCCGGGCCGGCGACAGTTCCACAGCCTGGTCCATTTCGACTACGGCGGCCTCTGGGGCACGATCCACCTGAACATAGACTCGGTCGATACGCTGGAGACCAAGATCGAGGTGACCGGCGACGACGGAGACCTGGTCGTCGACTATTTTCGCAATACGATACAGTTGCGCAGCAAGTCCGGTCCTGATGGCGAAACGATGCGCATAAAGCCCGCGATGCCGGTGGTCGGCGGGTGGCCCGGCGAGGCGGAGTGCGTCTCCGATTTCCTGGACGCCGTGGAAAAGGGCACGCCGAACCGCACCGACGCCAGGATGGCCGCGGGGCTCTACCTCACGGGACTGGCCATAGAGCAGTCGAAGGAAACCAGCGGTTGGGTCGGGATCGAAGAGGTGGCCGGTCTGGGCTGA
- a CDS encoding DUF481 domain-containing protein encodes MRYLYLLVLLPLALASGHSAAQVNIEALRGDTGDTGFSGALALSLEMHTGNTDLKEIGLEGRLDFDHPKVHTFLLARNDFGWEQGERFADEGLIHLRQHYPLPGRFGIEAFTQYNYDTTYRLDARALAGGGLRFHLVESEAFQLWEGASAFVEHERLSELMPADDHPDNATVVRWSHYLSSRIAVNDRVVSTCTVYFQPLWNEIGDTRVLGELNLEIDLAGPLVLSLNFVTRYDSRPHEGVSKLDTVLENGLAVTF; translated from the coding sequence TTGAGATACCTTTACCTGCTCGTTCTCCTGCCCCTGGCTTTGGCTTCAGGCCATTCGGCGGCCCAGGTGAACATCGAAGCGCTGCGTGGAGACACGGGCGACACCGGTTTCTCAGGCGCCTTGGCCCTGAGCCTGGAGATGCATACGGGGAATACGGACCTGAAGGAAATCGGACTGGAAGGGCGATTGGACTTCGATCATCCCAAGGTGCATACGTTTTTGCTTGCCCGTAACGACTTCGGATGGGAACAGGGCGAGCGTTTCGCCGATGAAGGACTGATCCACCTTCGCCAGCACTACCCCCTGCCTGGACGGTTCGGCATCGAGGCGTTCACCCAGTACAACTATGATACGACCTATCGGCTCGATGCCCGCGCACTGGCCGGCGGAGGGCTTCGATTCCACCTGGTCGAGTCCGAGGCTTTCCAGCTGTGGGAAGGCGCTTCCGCCTTCGTGGAACACGAGCGGCTGAGCGAATTGATGCCGGCGGATGACCACCCTGACAACGCGACCGTCGTCCGCTGGAGCCACTATCTGTCATCGAGAATCGCCGTTAATGACCGCGTCGTGTCCACGTGCACGGTCTATTTCCAGCCGCTGTGGAACGAGATCGGCGACACCCGCGTCCTCGGCGAACTCAATCTGGAGATCGACTTGGCCGGACCGCTCGTGCTGTCCCTGAATTTCGTCACGCGCTACGACAGCCGACCTCACGAAGGCGTCAGCAAGTTGGACACGGTGCTGGAAAACGGTTTGGCCGTGACTTTTTAG
- a CDS encoding phytanoyl-CoA dioxygenase family protein produces the protein MEFNDQVKQDFDRDGFVLLKGYLSPAEAAEINSNIDRFIEEVLPGAPDTTAFYEDKADPSSIKRLQNMAELDPYFDGLFGSYGFAELAGFLLADDVLPKNPQWFNKPARVGDVTPPHQDGFYFMLEPNEAVTLWIALDEIDEENGCMRYVRGSHRRGMRPHRTSNILGFSQGIPDFSDEDREREVAMRASPGDVFAHHSMIIHRADANRSDRRRAALGLVYFAARARKDEEKAERYRQELFARWEKEGKL, from the coding sequence ATGGAGTTCAACGACCAGGTAAAGCAGGATTTCGACCGCGACGGCTTCGTGCTGCTCAAGGGGTATCTGTCTCCGGCGGAAGCGGCCGAGATCAACAGCAACATCGACCGGTTCATCGAAGAGGTGCTACCTGGTGCGCCGGATACGACGGCCTTCTACGAAGACAAAGCGGATCCGTCGTCCATCAAGCGGCTGCAGAACATGGCTGAACTGGACCCGTACTTCGACGGGCTGTTCGGTTCCTACGGTTTTGCGGAACTGGCGGGATTCCTGCTCGCGGACGACGTGCTTCCCAAGAATCCCCAGTGGTTCAACAAGCCGGCCAGGGTGGGCGACGTCACCCCGCCCCACCAGGACGGCTTCTATTTCATGCTGGAACCCAACGAGGCCGTGACCCTGTGGATCGCCTTGGACGAAATCGACGAAGAAAACGGATGCATGCGTTACGTGCGGGGGTCGCACCGGCGGGGCATGCGTCCCCACCGGACGTCCAACATACTCGGGTTTTCGCAGGGGATACCCGATTTTTCCGACGAGGACAGGGAACGGGAAGTGGCCATGCGCGCCAGTCCCGGCGACGTCTTCGCCCACCACAGCATGATCATTCACCGGGCGGACGCGAACCGGTCCGACCGCCGCCGCGCCGCCCTTGGGCTGGTGTATTTCGCGGCCAGGGCAAGGAAGGACGAAGAAAAGGCCGAACGCTATCGCCAGGAACTCTTTGCCCGGTGGGAAAAGGAAGGCAAACTCTAA
- a CDS encoding DinB family protein, whose amino-acid sequence MNWTEILTRELHYSYQAADGLMDLVEDKDLDWKPSSGDNWMTTGQLLFHVGEACGMAIKGFVTGDFGLPEGVSADDMGSGDMLPPAEAMATVASVAEAKEKLAADRDLAFEMLKLAGEERMQNEPAPAPWDPSTPVLGHRMLEMVQHLVQHKGQLFYYLKLQGKPVNTMHLWGAQLAEDRDAERKE is encoded by the coding sequence ATGAACTGGACCGAAATACTGACTCGTGAACTGCATTACTCCTACCAGGCGGCAGACGGATTGATGGACCTCGTCGAGGATAAGGATCTCGACTGGAAACCGTCGTCGGGTGACAACTGGATGACGACGGGCCAGTTGCTTTTTCACGTGGGCGAAGCTTGCGGCATGGCGATCAAGGGATTCGTAACCGGCGACTTCGGTTTGCCCGAAGGCGTCAGCGCGGACGACATGGGATCTGGGGATATGCTGCCCCCGGCCGAAGCAATGGCCACCGTCGCCTCGGTGGCGGAAGCAAAGGAAAAACTCGCGGCGGATCGGGACCTGGCCTTCGAAATGCTCAAGCTTGCCGGCGAGGAAAGGATGCAGAACGAACCCGCCCCCGCGCCGTGGGACCCATCCACGCCCGTGCTTGGCCATCGCATGCTCGAGATGGTGCAACACCTGGTTCAGCACAAGGGGCAGTTGTTCTACTACCTGAAACTACAGGGCAAGCCGGTCAACACCATGCACCTGTGGGGCGCGCAACTCGCCGAAGACCGCGACGCGGAACGCAAGGAATAG
- a CDS encoding glyoxalase: MRIEMTGVFVNDPIEAHEFYTKILGFKEIMFVPEASLAIVASPEEPEGTTLLLEPKGTEWSQVYHKELYDSGMPSIVFSVDDIASEYERLKKLGVRFSVDPTKQDFGIQAIFDDSCGNYIALVELNEGAWQTTP; this comes from the coding sequence ATGCGAATCGAAATGACGGGCGTGTTCGTGAACGATCCCATCGAGGCGCACGAGTTCTACACGAAGATATTGGGCTTCAAGGAGATCATGTTCGTGCCCGAGGCCAGTCTCGCCATCGTAGCTTCTCCCGAGGAACCCGAAGGCACGACCCTCCTGCTGGAACCGAAGGGTACCGAGTGGTCCCAGGTTTACCACAAGGAGTTATATGATTCGGGGATGCCGTCCATCGTGTTTTCCGTGGACGATATCGCTTCCGAGTACGAACGATTGAAGAAGCTGGGTGTCCGGTTCAGCGTGGACCCGACGAAACAGGACTTCGGCATCCAGGCCATTTTCGACGATTCCTGCGGCAACTATATTGCGCTTGTGGAACTGAATGAAGGCGCGTGGCAGACCACACCCTGA
- a CDS encoding exo-alpha-sialidase, translating to MGTVRVLVGTRKGAFILSSDGARKDWSVDGPHFGGWEVYHIKGSPINLDRLYASQGTGWFGQLVQRSDDGGKSWDPVSNEFTYEGEVGTHLDFDDNPRPWAFKRVWHLEPSLSDPETVYAGVEDAALFRSTDGGRSWQELAGLRNHPSGSGWHPGAGGLCLHTILLDQGDPDRMIVAISVAGAFRTLDGGASWQPINKGLHSEYMPEPEAEVGHCVHRLAMHPSHPDALFMQSHRNIMRSDNGGDHWKNVSGNLPSDFGFPISVHAHEPETIYVVPMKGDSEHYPDEGHLRVYRSRTGGNEWEPLSSGLPQKDCYVNVLRDAMDVDMLDDCGIYFGTSGGAVYVSPDGGDHWSSIVENLPPVMSVEVQTLP from the coding sequence ATGGGAACGGTCAGGGTGCTGGTGGGCACGCGGAAAGGGGCGTTTATCCTGTCATCGGACGGCGCCCGAAAGGACTGGAGCGTCGACGGTCCGCATTTCGGAGGTTGGGAGGTCTACCACATCAAGGGATCCCCCATCAATCTGGATCGCCTCTATGCGTCCCAGGGCACGGGCTGGTTTGGGCAGCTGGTGCAGCGATCGGACGACGGTGGAAAGAGTTGGGACCCGGTGAGCAACGAATTCACCTACGAGGGAGAGGTGGGCACCCACCTCGATTTCGACGACAACCCGCGTCCGTGGGCGTTCAAGCGGGTCTGGCACCTCGAGCCATCGCTCTCCGATCCGGAAACGGTGTACGCGGGCGTCGAAGACGCGGCGCTCTTTCGCTCGACGGACGGGGGCCGTTCCTGGCAGGAACTGGCCGGCCTGAGGAACCACCCTTCTGGCTCGGGCTGGCATCCCGGCGCGGGCGGGCTTTGCCTGCACACTATCCTGCTGGACCAGGGCGATCCGGACCGGATGATCGTCGCCATATCCGTGGCGGGCGCATTCCGGACCCTGGACGGCGGTGCGTCCTGGCAGCCGATCAACAAGGGCCTGCATTCCGAATACATGCCCGAGCCCGAGGCCGAGGTGGGCCACTGCGTGCATCGACTCGCCATGCATCCGTCCCATCCGGACGCGCTGTTCATGCAGAGTCACCGTAACATCATGCGCAGCGACAACGGAGGAGATCACTGGAAGAATGTGAGCGGCAACCTGCCCAGCGACTTCGGCTTCCCGATCAGCGTGCACGCCCACGAACCCGAAACGATCTACGTCGTCCCGATGAAGGGAGACTCCGAGCACTACCCGGACGAGGGCCACCTGCGCGTCTACCGGAGCCGGACCGGCGGGAACGAATGGGAACCGCTGTCCTCGGGGCTGCCGCAGAAAGACTGCTACGTCAATGTCCTGCGGGACGCCATGGACGTGGATATGCTCGATGACTGCGGGATCTACTTCGGGACTTCGGGTGGCGCGGTCTACGTATCCCCCGACGGCGGAGATCACTGGAGCTCCATCGTGGAGAATCTCCCACCGGTCATGTCCGTCGAAGTCCAGACCCTCCCATGA
- a CDS encoding MoaD/ThiS family protein: MIRVVLPYHLRNLAGCRDKEVILRVAGRVVTQRKILDALEARFPQLGGTVRDYGSGCRRPLVRFFGCGRDLSLESPDAPVPEAIAQGEEPYRIVGSVAGG, from the coding sequence ATGATACGCGTCGTCCTGCCCTATCACCTGCGTAACCTGGCGGGTTGCCGGGACAAGGAAGTCATCCTGCGGGTCGCCGGCAGGGTCGTGACCCAGCGCAAGATCCTGGACGCACTGGAAGCACGCTTTCCACAGCTCGGCGGCACGGTCCGTGACTACGGATCGGGATGCCGCCGGCCCCTCGTCAGGTTCTTTGGTTGCGGGCGGGACCTTTCCCTCGAATCGCCCGACGCGCCGGTACCGGAAGCCATCGCGCAAGGCGAGGAGCCCTACCGAATCGTGGGTTCGGTGGCCGGCGGGTAG